A portion of the Carya illinoinensis cultivar Pawnee chromosome 11, C.illinoinensisPawnee_v1, whole genome shotgun sequence genome contains these proteins:
- the LOC122283033 gene encoding deSI-like protein At4g17486 isoform X1 yields the protein MRLFPLSSSSSSSAQNDQNERVKKNLSPLYLNVYDLTPVNNYLCLFGVGVFHSGIEVHGLEYGFGAHEYSSSGVFEVEPRSCPGFIFRRSVLLGSTDMSHSEFRLFVEHLSAKYHGDTYHLISKNCNHFTDEVCTRLTGKPIPRWVNRLARLGCCQISTGLLYGTLAPVETGYVRVLKGSFCNCLLPEIIEVTAVRHLPDNPTFSDDNGSESSTSFASAVTEENEPNHHLLTPSNGDVVFIKEKSGKLARELM from the exons ATGCGGTTGTTTCCGTTGAGCTCTAGCTCGAGCTCAAGCGCCCAAAACGATCAAAATGAAAGGGTAAAGAAAAATCTGTCTCCCTTGTACCTCAATGTCTACGACCTCACGCCCGTAAATAACTACCTTTGTTTGTTCGGCGTTGGCGTCTTCCATTCGGGCATTGAAG TTCATGGCTTGGAGTATGGCTTTGGAGCACATGAATATTCTTCTAGTGGGGTGTTTGAGGTGGAACCAAGAAGTTGCCCTGGCTTCATCTTCAGACGGTCAGTGTTGTTGGGAAGCACCGATATGTCTCATTCAGAATTCCGGTTGTTCGTGGAGCACCTCTCTGCAAAGTATCATGGAGACACCTATCATTTGATTTCCAAAAACTGCAACCACTTCACGGATGAAGTTTGTACTCGGCTAACTGGAAAGCCCATACCAAGATGGGTAAATCGGCTTGCCCGATTGG GGTGCTGTCAAATCTCTACAGGTCTACTGTATGGCACTCTTGCCCCAGTGGAAACTGGTTATGTAAGGGTTTTAAAGG GTTCTTTCTGCAATTGTCTTCTGCCCGAAATCATCGAGGTTACAGCAGTGAGACATCTGCCTGATAATCCAACATTTTCTG ATGATAACGGGTCAGAATCTTCTACATCATTTGCTTCAGCAGTCACTGAAGAGAACGAACCAAATCACCATCTACTGACCCCATCAAATGGTGATGTGGTTTTTATAAAGGAAAAATCTGGGAAGCTAGCAAGGGAGCTCATGTGA
- the LOC122283033 gene encoding deSI-like protein At4g17486 isoform X2, protein MRLFPLSSSSSSSAQNDQNERVKKNLSPLYLNVYDLTPVNNYLCLFGVGVFHSGIEVHGLEYGFGAHEYSSSGVFEVEPRSCPGFIFRRSVLLGSTDMSHSEFRLFVEHLSAKYHGDTYHLISKNCNHFTDEVCTRLTGKPIPRWVNRLARLGSFCNCLLPEIIEVTAVRHLPDNPTFSDDNGSESSTSFASAVTEENEPNHHLLTPSNGDVVFIKEKSGKLARELM, encoded by the exons ATGCGGTTGTTTCCGTTGAGCTCTAGCTCGAGCTCAAGCGCCCAAAACGATCAAAATGAAAGGGTAAAGAAAAATCTGTCTCCCTTGTACCTCAATGTCTACGACCTCACGCCCGTAAATAACTACCTTTGTTTGTTCGGCGTTGGCGTCTTCCATTCGGGCATTGAAG TTCATGGCTTGGAGTATGGCTTTGGAGCACATGAATATTCTTCTAGTGGGGTGTTTGAGGTGGAACCAAGAAGTTGCCCTGGCTTCATCTTCAGACGGTCAGTGTTGTTGGGAAGCACCGATATGTCTCATTCAGAATTCCGGTTGTTCGTGGAGCACCTCTCTGCAAAGTATCATGGAGACACCTATCATTTGATTTCCAAAAACTGCAACCACTTCACGGATGAAGTTTGTACTCGGCTAACTGGAAAGCCCATACCAAGATGGGTAAATCGGCTTGCCCGATTGG GTTCTTTCTGCAATTGTCTTCTGCCCGAAATCATCGAGGTTACAGCAGTGAGACATCTGCCTGATAATCCAACATTTTCTG ATGATAACGGGTCAGAATCTTCTACATCATTTGCTTCAGCAGTCACTGAAGAGAACGAACCAAATCACCATCTACTGACCCCATCAAATGGTGATGTGGTTTTTATAAAGGAAAAATCTGGGAAGCTAGCAAGGGAGCTCATGTGA
- the LOC122283033 gene encoding deSI-like protein At4g17486 isoform X3 has protein sequence MRLFPLSSSSSSSAQNDQNERVKKNLSPLYLNVYDLTPVNNYLCLFGVGVFHSGIEVHGLEYGFGAHEYSSSGVFEVEPRSCPGFIFRRSVLLGSTDMSHSEFRLFVEHLSAKYHGDTYHLISKNCNHFTDEVCTRLTGKPIPRWVNRLARLGCCQISTGLLYGTLAPVETGYVLSAIVFCPKSSRLQQ, from the exons ATGCGGTTGTTTCCGTTGAGCTCTAGCTCGAGCTCAAGCGCCCAAAACGATCAAAATGAAAGGGTAAAGAAAAATCTGTCTCCCTTGTACCTCAATGTCTACGACCTCACGCCCGTAAATAACTACCTTTGTTTGTTCGGCGTTGGCGTCTTCCATTCGGGCATTGAAG TTCATGGCTTGGAGTATGGCTTTGGAGCACATGAATATTCTTCTAGTGGGGTGTTTGAGGTGGAACCAAGAAGTTGCCCTGGCTTCATCTTCAGACGGTCAGTGTTGTTGGGAAGCACCGATATGTCTCATTCAGAATTCCGGTTGTTCGTGGAGCACCTCTCTGCAAAGTATCATGGAGACACCTATCATTTGATTTCCAAAAACTGCAACCACTTCACGGATGAAGTTTGTACTCGGCTAACTGGAAAGCCCATACCAAGATGGGTAAATCGGCTTGCCCGATTGG GGTGCTGTCAAATCTCTACAGGTCTACTGTATGGCACTCTTGCCCCAGTGGAAACTGGTTAT GTTCTTTCTGCAATTGTCTTCTGCCCGAAATCATCGAGGTTACAGCAGTGA